The Cellvibrio zantedeschiae genomic sequence AACAATAGAGAAAGTATGAATCATTTATTTTTACACTGCCGTGCAGGTTTTGAAAAAGAATGTGCTGCAGAAATTACTGATTTAGCAAGTGAAATAGGTGTGTATGGTTACAGTAAAACCAAAGACAATTCCGCCTACGTTGTATTTATCACCCACGAACCAACGGGTGCCATGCGTATTCAGCAAGAACTGCGTTTTCGTAAATTAATTTTTGCTCGCCAATGGTTTGTAACTCAAGCTCCAATTACCGGCTTGCCCGTTAATGATCGCGTAACTCCTTTATTGGCCGCAGCAGAACAATTTCCAATTGCGCGTGAGTTGCTTTTGGAAACTGTCGATACAAATGATGGTAAAGAACTATCGGGCCTCAGCAAAAAATTTACAGCTCCGTTCAGTAATGCCTTAAAGAAAAAGCAACTGCTCAGCCCAAAAAGTCCGTGGCGTTTGCATTTGGTTTTTATCACGGGTACAGAAGCCTATTTAGGCGTAAGTTTATACAACAACAGTTCACAATGGCCCATGGGAATTGCGCGTTTGCGTTTACCTAAAGAAGCGCCCAGCCGAGCAACTCTAAAATTGGAAGAAGCCTGGCATCATTTTATTGCCGCTGAAGATTGGGATACACGTTTGGCCTCTGGCATGCGTGCGGTGGATTTGGGTGCGGCACCTGGCGGTTGGACATGGCAATTGGTTCAGCGTGGCATG encodes the following:
- the rlmM gene encoding 23S rRNA (cytidine(2498)-2'-O)-methyltransferase RlmM, with the protein product MNHLFLHCRAGFEKECAAEITDLASEIGVYGYSKTKDNSAYVVFITHEPTGAMRIQQELRFRKLIFARQWFVTQAPITGLPVNDRVTPLLAAAEQFPIARELLLETVDTNDGKELSGLSKKFTAPFSNALKKKQLLSPKSPWRLHLVFITGTEAYLGVSLYNNSSQWPMGIARLRLPKEAPSRATLKLEEAWHHFIAAEDWDTRLASGMRAVDLGAAPGGWTWQLVQRGMYVEAVDNGPMDKNLLETGQVLHILTDGFLYEPKKKVDWLVCDIVDKPARVTSMIIRWFGKGYCREAVFNLKLPMKQRYLEVKKCEERILKELTALGFDAAVQFKQLYHDREEVTGHLRVFN